The following DNA comes from Enterocloster bolteae.
ATGGAAAGCGGACGCAACCATATGAGACAATTAGAAAAACTCGAAGTATTGTTTGACTTTTACAACAAATTTTCTCTTTTGTTGTAAAAACATTCATACAATCACAATTATTTTACTACATATTTCGAAAGAAGTCTACAGAAATTCTTAATAAATATTGTAATATTATGTTTTTAGACATAATAAAATGGCCAACTGATTTTTTTGGGGTTGGCCTATTTGTATTGTTTGCATCTATGAGTTTTAGATTCTAAAAAACTTTTTCTACTAGGTTTTCGCCTTCTTTCCACTGAATTTTGAAGCAGATTTACAACAAAAGAGAAAATTTGTTGTAAAGGGAGAATTATTTATGAAAAGAGTTTATGGGCCATGTTTACTGATTCTTTTTCTTTGTTTAGCCGTTATATGGAGTCTGCCGGCCTGCGGAATGAATGCTCAGGCTCAGACTCAGATGAAGGACATAGAGTTTGAAAAAAGAGGCAGATATGCTGAGGAAATGACCGGCAGAATTCCCGATTATGAGGTCTGCGGAGATAAAATGTTAGAACTGATTGAAAACAGCGAGGAACTGTCAGAATGGAAGGATTCAGGAGTTGTTTTTGGTACAGTGGAGGATGCTTTGTCATTTGGCCGTTATTTTTACCGTTACATATATCTCGGAAAACAGGAAATCCGGCTGGCAGTGGGAGAGAAGGGGGACAGGGCTGTTGTTTATGTGCAGTGTGACGATCCTCACCAGGCTGCGATACAGCATAGGCAGACAGAGGACAGGCTTTACGATATTGTAGCGGAAGGAGCCGGCATGGCTGAAAGAGAGAAAGCCTCATTTTTTTACGAGTGGGTCTATAGCAAGGTGGAATATGACACGGAACTAAAGAGGAAAACGGTTTACGAGGCTGTAATGGAAGGGCGTTCCGTGTGTTGGGGGTACGTCTCTGCATATCTGATGTTATGCAGAATGGCAGGTATGGACTGTGAACCGGTCTACGGCGGGGGTCACGCTTGGAACCGAGTTTGGATTGATGGGGGATGGAAGCATTGCGATATTACATGGGACAAGAGTGCGGGGCTACGCCGATGGAAACTGGTGCCGGAGGCGAAAATGGAGGAGGACCCCATGCACAGGACTTTCCTGTAGAAAATGGAGGACTCAGCCATAGGAGAGTTTCGCCAAAGCGTCAGCAGATGACTGAGTTTCGCAGGGCGAAAAAACGGCGGCGGATTCGAAGAAAAATGATACGGTATCTGACAGTGGCAGGTCTGACAATTGTTGTGGGAATAGGAACTTATTTTTTTGCTTCGGAAGGGGCATCTGTTCAAGATTATATTCAGGTACCGCCGTTGACTGTGGTTTTGGAGAGCACAGAGGCGCTGGGAGGTTCCGAGAAAGTAACAGAGAACGGCAGCACCTGTAGATGTACCCAAGGACGGTGCAGAAGCCGCAGATGCACTGCAGTTGGCAGATGATTTGCAGCGAGGAAACTGGAATGGAAATGCATTGTTTGCAGTAATAGATGAAAATGAAGCCCGGGAAGCATATATAGGGGAATTGGATGTGGCGGCCTACTGTGGCTGTCAGTACTGTATCGGAAGATCGGACACCTATGTCACTTGGTCTGGACGACTTCCGACACAAGGAACGACCGTGGCGGCTGACCTTAATGGGTTTGAGATTGGTGACGTGCTTAGAATCGGATCGGACATATATCGGGTGGAAGATAAGGTGTCGCCTGGAGCCAGGGAAGCATTATGCCTGTATTTCTCCAATCATGCAGACGCCATTGCGTTTGGCAGACAGATACTGCCGGTTTTTAAAATTAAATCTAGAGAGGAACATTTGGGAGAGCCCTTAGGGATTTTTGAAGTGACTGGTTACTGCGGCTGTGAAAAATGCTGTGGATTAAAAGGCGGATTGACTAAGGCAGAGAAAATCCCGAAGGCAGGGCATACAATTGCGGCAGATCCCGAGGTGCTTCCTATGGAGAGCAAAGTGGAAATTAATGATATTGTCTATGTGGTGGAAGATACTGGAAAGTTAGTGAAGGGAAATGTGATAGATATTTATTTCAATACCCATGAGGAAGCAGTGAGGTTCGGCAGACAGAAGATAAACGTTTATTTAGTGCCGTAATTGGATTGCAATGGAAGGATGGGGCTGGCCAATGTATCTGAAGTTTTGTGAATTGAAAGATTACCTGCTGGTGGTGGGGGCCTCAGCAGTTTATATATAGATACAATAGCAGAAAGGAAAGAATGAAATGAGAAAAAGCATGACAGCAATCATGGCTTTAACGTTGTCTGTGGGATTTTCAGCTGCTTTGGGG
Coding sequences within:
- a CDS encoding transglutaminase domain-containing protein — its product is MKRVYGPCLLILFLCLAVIWSLPACGMNAQAQTQMKDIEFEKRGRYAEEMTGRIPDYEVCGDKMLELIENSEELSEWKDSGVVFGTVEDALSFGRYFYRYIYLGKQEIRLAVGEKGDRAVVYVQCDDPHQAAIQHRQTEDRLYDIVAEGAGMAEREKASFFYEWVYSKVEYDTELKRKTVYEAVMEGRSVCWGYVSAYLMLCRMAGMDCEPVYGGGHAWNRVWIDGGWKHCDITWDKSAGLRRWKLVPEAKMEEDPMHRTFL
- a CDS encoding 3D domain-containing protein, whose translation is MADDLQRGNWNGNALFAVIDENEAREAYIGELDVAAYCGCQYCIGRSDTYVTWSGRLPTQGTTVAADLNGFEIGDVLRIGSDIYRVEDKVSPGAREALCLYFSNHADAIAFGRQILPVFKIKSREEHLGEPLGIFEVTGYCGCEKCCGLKGGLTKAEKIPKAGHTIAADPEVLPMESKVEINDIVYVVEDTGKLVKGNVIDIYFNTHEEAVRFGRQKINVYLVP